From a single Parambassis ranga chromosome 2, fParRan2.1, whole genome shotgun sequence genomic region:
- the cct2 gene encoding T-complex protein 1 subunit beta, with product MASLSMAPVNIFKHGADEEKAETARLSSFVGAIAIGDLVKSTLGPKGMDKILLGGGKGGTVTVTNDGATILKAIGVDNPAAKVLVDMSKVQDDEVGDGTTSVTVLAAELLREAELLIAQKIHPQTIIAGWRKATQVAREALREAAVDHSNDQARFQEDLLNISRTTLSSKLLTHHKDHFARLAVDAVMRLKGSGNLEAIHVIKKLGGSLTDSYLDEGFLLDKKIGVNQPKRLENANILIANTGMDTDKIKIFGSRVRVDSTAKVAEIELAEKEKMKEKVDRILKHGINCFINRQLIYNYPEQLFAQAGVMAIEHADFAGVERLALVTGGEITSTFDHPELVKLGHCKLIEEVMIGEDMLIHFSGVAMGEACTIVLRGATQQILDEAERSLHDALCVLAQTVKEPRTVYGGGCSEMLMAKVVTDLASRTPGKEAVAMESFAKALRMLPTIIADNAGYDSADLVSQLRAAHQENKTMFGLNMAEGTIGDMAELGITESFQVKRQVLLSASEAAEMIIRVDNIIKAAPRKRVPDHHPC from the exons ATG GCGTCCTTATCGATGGCCCCAGTCAATATcttcaaacatggagctgatgAGGAAAAAGCAGAGACTGCTCGACTG tcatCTTTTGTCGGTGCCATTGCAATCGGAGATCTGGTGAAGAGCACTCTGGGGCCGAAGGGAATG GATAAGATCTTGTTGGGTGGAGGCAAAGGTGGAACAGTGACAGTGACCAATGACGGAGCGACCATCCTGAAGGCCATCGGAGTCGACAACCCAGCAGCTAAAGTCCTAGTTG ACATGTCCAAGGTTCAGGACGATGAAGTCGGAGACGGGACGACCTCGGTCACCGTGCtcgctgcagagctgctgcgg GAGGCGGAGCTTCTGATTGCCCAGAAGATTCACCCACAGACCATCATCGCTGGCTGGAGGAAGGCGACACAGGTGGCCAGAGAGGCTCTGAGGGAGGCGGCTGTGGACCACAG CAACGACCAGGCTCGTTTCCAGGAAGACCTGCTAAACATCTCGCGCACCAcgctgtcctccaaactgctgaCTCACCACAAAGATCATTTCGCTCGGCTGGCCGTGGACGCCGTCATGAGGCTAAAGGGCTCCGGGAACCTGGAGGCCATCCACGTCATCAAGAAGCTGGGGGGCAGCCTCACCGACTCCTACCTGgatgaag GTTTCCTGTTGGACAAGAAGATCGGAGTGAACCAACCAAAGAGGCTGGAGAACGCCAACATCCTCATCGCCAACACTGGCATGGACACGGACAAGATCAAG ATTTTCGGCTCCAGGGTTCGAGTAGACTCAACAGCGAAAGTCGCTGAGATTGAACTGGCTGAgaaggagaagatgaaggagaaggTCGACCGCATCCTGAAACACGGCATTAACTGCTTCATCAACAG ACAGTTGATTTACAACTACCCAGAGCAGCTGTTTGCTCAGGCAGGTGTCATGGCCATCGAGCACGCAGACTTCGCCGGCGTGGAGCGCCTCGCACTCGTCACTG GCGGAGAGATCACCTCCACCTTCGACCACCCTGAGCTGGTGAAGCTTGGCCACTGTAAACTGATCGAGGAGGTGATGATTGGAGAGGACATGCTCATCCACTTCTCTGGAGTTGCCATGG GTGAGGCCTGCACCATTGTCCTGCGAGGAGCAACCCAGCAGATCCTGGATGAGGCGGAGCGCTCGCTGCAtgacgctctgtgtgtgttggctcaGACAGTGAAGGAGCCGCGCACTGTTTACGgaggag GTTGCTCCGAGATGCTGATGGCCAAGGTGGTGACTGATCTGGCCAGTCGGACACCAGGAAAGGAAGCCGTTGCCATGGAATCCTTCGCCAAAGCTCTGAGGATG ctGCCAACCATCATCGCAGACAACGCTGGCTATGACAGCGCCGACCTGGTGTCTCAGCTGAGAGCTGCACATCAGGAGAACAAGACCATGTTTGGACTGA ACATGGCTGAAGGCACGATTGGAGACATGGCAGAGCTCGGCATCACAGAGTCCTTCCAGGTGAAGCGGCAGGTGTTGCTGAGTGCCTCCGAGGCCGCAGAGATGATCATCAGAGTGGACAACATCATCAAAGCTGCTCCGAG gAAGAGAGTTCCCGACCATCACCCCtgttag
- the nots gene encoding nothepsin, translating into MLRLLLLLLLTWTSSALVRVPLRRMPSARMQLRASGMLTEFLKDHRPDMFNRRYAQCFPPGTPSLRLGKASEKLYNFMDAQYYGEISLGTPEQNFSVIFDTGSADLWVPSSYCVSEACALHKRFMAFESTTFHHDGRMFGINYGSGHLLGVMARDTLKIGGLVTLNQEFGESVYEPGATFVMAKFDGVLGLAYRSLAEVLGNPVFDNMLTQKIVDEPVFSFYLSRRTNSAGPEGELLLGGTDEALYTGPITWLPVTSKGYWQIKMDSIAVQGSSSFCPHGCQAIIDTGTSLIAGPTNDILSLQQLIGATPTNIGEFLIDCVRLSSLPHVTFSLGGREHTLTAEQYVRKEMFAGRELCYSGFQPVDIVSPEGPVWILGDVFLTEFYSIFDRGHDRVGLAPAKHPADQ; encoded by the exons atgctgaggctgctgctgctactgctgctgacaTGGACGAGCTCAGCGCTGGTCAG GGTCCCTCTCAGGCGGATGCCTTCAGCCCGGATGCAGCTGCGAGCCAGTGGGATGCTGACAGAGTTCCTGAAGGATCACCGCCCTGACATGTTCAACCGCCGCTACGCTCAGTGCTTCCCGCCTGGGACGCCTTCGCTGAGGCTGGGAAAAGCCAGTGAGAAGCTTTACAACTTCATGGAC GCTCAGTATTATGGTGAGATCAGTCTGGGGACTCCAGAGCAGAACTTCTCTGTTATTTTTGACACAGGATCGGCCGACCTGTGGGTGCCATCATCCTACTGCGTCAGCGAGGCCTGCG CGCTGCACAAGCGTTTTATGGCGTTTGAGTCAACAACTTTCCATCATGATGGCCGGATGTTTGGGATTAATTATGGATCAGGACACCTGCTGGGAGTCATGGCCAGAGACACACTGAAG ATTGGGGGTCTGGTCACCTTGAACCAAGAGTTCGGGGAGTCTGTGTACGAACCCGGTGCAACATTTGTGATGGCGAAGTTCGACGGTGTTCTGGGACTGGCTTACCGATCTCTAGCAGAGGTCCTCGGAAACCCCGTTTTTGACAACATGTTAACGCAGAAGATCGTAGATGAGCCAGTGTTCTCCTTCTACCTCAGCAG GAGAACCAACAGTGCCGGTCCTGAAGGAGAACTGCTGCTTGGTGGAACAGATGAAGCGCTGTACACCGGACCAATCACCTGGCTGCCTGTCACCAGTAAAGGCTATTGGCAGATTAAGATGGACAG cataGCGGTGCAGGGCAGCAGCTCGTTCTGTCCTCACGGGTGCCAGGCGATCATTGATACTGGAACGTCCCTCATTGCCGGACCAACTAATGACATCCTCAGTctccagcagctgattggaGCCACGCCCACAAATATTGGAGAG ttCCTCATTGACTGTGTGCGGTTGTCCAGTTTACCTCACGTGACCTTCAGCCTCGGTGGAAGAgagcacacactgactgcagagcagtacGTCAGGAAG GAGATGTTCGCCGGCAGGGAGTTGTGTTACAGTGGTTTCCAGCCTGTGGACATCGTTTCCCCTGAAGGCCCCGTGTGGATTCTGGGAGATGTATTCCTAACAGAGTTCTACAGCATCTTCGACAGAGGACATGACCGGGTCGGCTTGGCCCCCGCTAAGCACCCAGCTGACCAATAA
- the LOC114432108 gene encoding bestrophin-3-like, whose protein sequence is MTVTYSSKVANASFLSFHRLLLRWRGSIYKLLYREFLLFALLYTVLSVVYRLVLSDHQKRLFEKLSMYCDKYAEQIPVTFVLGFYVTLVVNRWWNQFVNLPWPDRLMFHISSCVQGKDEYGRLLRRTLVRYVNLTSLLIFRSVSTAVCKRFPTMDHVEEAGFMTPEERKVFENIRSPHLKYWIPVVWFSNLASKARQEGRIQDSIDLQNILNEMNLFRTWCATLFGYDWVGIPLVYTQVVTLAVYTFFFACLIGRQFLDPAQRYPGHDLDLYIPIFTLLQFFFYSGWLKVAEQLINPFGEDDDDFEANWIIDRNLQVSLLAVDEMHMNLPHMTKDIYWNDCDARPPYTLAAADYCIPSFLGSTTDMGLSDILQFDDSDIIDSHQLQRDIIMARRQESVLGRVRRLLSVQELPDLRPPRPIFKRHSSDATGSFFPDFRLNAGPEDMAPPSSLSIAPPSMDTLSTLREVSSNPPSPESSHSAVFPQLIISPPLSGDNNMDSSGKAQNGLDLSPTEEPGSETPSVSRTVSVCCSPTQLGPKQFRWTTLNGPSHPPARPRGRQFSLQFSRQTSKASVRSLPSPKGLGRRKRGLARFQSRHPRGPTTSTLQLPEPDYDHNFEGVTGTEDEEKEGTNSSKEDITNSSSQSRGGKE, encoded by the exons ATGACCGTCACTTATTCCAGCAAAGTTGCCAACGCCTCCTTTTTGAGCTTCCACCGACTGCTGCTGCGCTGGAGAGGGAGCATCTACAAGCTGCTGTACCGAGAGTTCCTCCTGTTCGCTCTACTCTACACAGTCCTCAGCGTCGTatacag GCTCGTCCTCTCAGACCACCAGAAGAGATTGTTTGAGAAACTTTCCATGTACTGTGACAAATACGCTGAGCAGATCCCTGTCACCTTCGTCCTGG gCTTTTATGTGACTCTAGTGGTGAATCGATGGTGGAATCAGTTTGTTAACCTGCCTTGGCCTGACAGACTCATGTTCCACATCTCCAG CTGTGTTCAGGGAAAAGATGAATACGGCCGCCTGCTGCGCCGGACGTTGGTTCGATATGTCAACCTGACGTCACTCCTCATCTTCCGCTCCGTCAGCACGGCCGTCTGCAAACGGTTCCCGACCATGGACCACGTGGAGGAGGCAG GCTTCATGACTCCTGAGGAGAGGAAGGTGTTTGAGAACATTCGCTCTCCTCACCTCAAGTACTGGATCCCTGTCGTCTGGTTCTCCAACCTGGCGTCCAAAGCTCGACAGGAAGGACGCATCCAGGACAGCATCGACCTGCAGAACATTCTCAAT gAGATGAATCTGTTCAGGACGTGGTGTGCAACTCTTTTTGGCTATGACTGGGTCGGCATCCCGCTGGTCTACACGCAG gTCGTCACTCTGGCGGTCTACACCTTTTTCTTTGCTTGTCTGATTGGTCGACAGTTTCTCGACCCCGCCCAACGCTACCCGGGTCATGACCTCGACCTTTATATCCCCATCTTCACACTGCTGCAGTTCTTCTTCTACTCTGGCTGGCTGAAG GTAGCTGAACAGCTGATCAACCCATTTGGAGAAGATGACGACGACTTTGAAGCGAACTGGATCATCGACAGGAACCTACAG GTGTCTCTGCTGGCAGTGGACGAGATGCACATGAACCTGCCCCACATGACCAAAGACATTTACTGGAACGACTGCGATGCGCGCCCGCCATACACACTCGCCGCCGCCGACTACTGCATCCCTTCGTTCCTCGGCTCCACCACCGACATggg ACTGTCCGACATCCTGCAGTTTGATGATTCTGACATCATCGACAGTCATCAGCTGCAACGGGACATCATCATGGCACGGCGCCAAGAGTCG GTTCTGGGTCGAGTCCGCCGCCTGCTCAGTGTCCAGGAGCTCCCTGACCTCCGCCCTCCCCGTCCGATCTTTAAACGCCACAGCAGTGATGCAACGGGCAGCTTCTTCCCAGACTTCAG GCTGAATGCAGGTCCAGAGGACATGGCTCCACCCTCCTCCTTGTCGATAGCCCCGCCGTCTATGGACACCCTCTCCACGTTGAGAGAAGTCAGCAGCAACCCGCCCTCCCCTGAGAGCTCGCACTCTGCGGTCTTCCCCCAGCTCATCATCAGCCCGCCGCTGTCAGGTGACAACAACATGGATTCATCTGGCAAAGCTCAGAATGGTCTGGATCTTTCTCCCACAGAGGAGCCAGGATCAGAAACTCCGAG TGTGTCCAggactgtctctgtctgttgttCCCCAACTCAACTGGGACCCAAACAATTCCGCTGGACAACACTCAATGGTCCAAGTCATCCACCAGCCCGGCCAAGGGGGCGCCAGTTCTCCCTCCAGTTCTCAAGGCAGACTTCAAAGGCATCAGTCCGCAGCCTGCCAAGTCCTAAGGGCCTGGGCCGGAGGAAGCGAGGCCTGGCACGATTCCAGTCCCGTCATCCACGTGGTCCAACCACAAGCACTCTGCAGCTCCCCGAGCCAGATTATGACCACAACTTTGAAGGAGTGACAGGgactgaggatgaggagaaggAAGGCACCAACAGCAGCAAGGAGGAcatcacaaacagcagctcccAATCACGCGGGGGCAAGGAGTGA
- the LOC114432124 gene encoding uncharacterized protein LOC114432124, with the protein MPSNVEIKAKVSDPVEFAQKAAQLSQSEGTIIRQHDTFFTCSRGRLKLRDLKNGSGQLIFYERPDTDGPKLSRYSISPTSDPQSLQTVLSDALGVKGEVRKERRLFLIGQTRVHLDTVEGLGHYMELEVVMRPEQTVAEGQQVAEDLMQQLSISKENLVTGAYMDLLLTNGDIKQTHPCNGEYSECNTHSTESRGINNQSTHLTI; encoded by the exons ATGCCTTCCAATGTGGAAATTAAAGCCAAAGTGAGCGACCCGGTGGAGTTTGCGCAGAAGGCCGCACAGCTCAGCCAGTCAGAGGGCACGATCATCAGGCAGCATGACACCtttttcacctgcagcagaggacgGCTGAAGCTGCGGGACCTCAAG aaCGGGTCAGGtcagctgatcttctatgagCGTCCAGACACTGACGGTCCCAAACTGTCCCGTTACTCCATCAGTCCGACCAGCGATCCACAGAGCCTCCAG ACTGTGCTGTCAGACGCCCTCGGGGTTAAAGGGGAGGTGCGGAAGGAGCGACGCctgtttctgattggtcagactAGAGTCCATTTGGACACAGTGGAAGGACTGGGACACTACATGGAGCTGGAg gtggtGATGAGGCCGGAGCAGACAGTGGCAGAGGGACAGCAG GTGGCCGAGGATCTGATGCAGCAGCTCAGCATTTCAAAGGAGAATCTGGTAACAGGCGCGTACATGGACCTGCTGCTGACAAACGGagacataaaacaaacacacccctGCAACGGAGAGTATTCAGAGTGCAATACACAcagtacagagagcagagggatCAATAATCAGAGTACACATCTAACAATCTGA